The Candidatus Methylomirabilota bacterium DNA segment GCTCGCCATCGTCTTCGCCCACGCCGGCTATCCCGTGTGGACGGAGGAAGTCATGGAGCTGGTGGCTCACCACCCGAACTCGTACCTGGACATCTCGAACTGGAACGCCATGATGGACCGGGATCCCGACCGGCTGCTCCGGCTGCTGATCGAGATGCGGAACACGGTGGGCGCTCATCGAATGCTCTTCGCGAGCGACCATCTGGGCGGCAAGCGCTTCAGCGGGAGTCGGTCCAGGCTGGCCCAGTGGGTCGACTTCGTGCAGGAGCTGCCGGCCCGCGCGGCGCGGCTGGGACTCACCATCAGCAGCGAGGAGATGGAGCTCATCATGGGGGAAAACGCGCGGCGCGTCTACAAGCTGGGCGACGCCGCGGGGCAGACCAGGCAGCCGGCCTCGGCCCGAGGGTGAGGAGAGCGATATGACGCTGTTCAACGACCTGGCGTGCGTGTCGATCGCAGTGAGGAGCATCAGCGAGGCGCTGCCGGCGTACACGGAAGGGCTCGGGCTGACCGTGGGCAGCGAAATCCAGACGTCGCCGCGCGGGTTCGGGTTGCGATGGATCGAACTCGGGGACGGGCGCAAGAACTTCCTGGAGCTCCTCGAGCCGAGCGGCAGCGGAAGCCTCATCGAGAAGTTCCTCGCTCGACCGGGGCGGTCGAGCGTCTATCAGGTGAGGCTGTCCGTGAAGGATCTCGACCTGACCCTCTCGACGCTCCAGGCGAGAGGCGTGCGCGTGATTCGGGGACCGAAGGTGCCCGGCCACCCGAGACTCGGATGGATCCACCCGGCCTCGACCCACGGGGTGCTTTTCGAGCTGCTCGAAGCCGACTGAGAGACGTGGCCTCGATCCTGTACCGCCCTGACCACTGGGTCGTGTCGCCGCTGACCAGCGGCAGCCCCCGCTCCGGGGTGGGCGCTGCGACCGGTGCCCGAAGGTCTTCTACACACTCCTGGACTAGGGGGCGAGTTCCAATTCAGGGAGGCAGTCGATGAAGCTGGAGTTCATCCTGTACGAGAAGCGCGACCGTATCGCCACCGTCACGATCAACCGGCCCGAGGTGATGAACGCGGTGCATCCGCCGGCCAACCAGGAGTTGGATCGCGTG contains these protein-coding regions:
- a CDS encoding VOC family protein, whose amino-acid sequence is MTLFNDLACVSIAVRSISEALPAYTEGLGLTVGSEIQTSPRGFGLRWIELGDGRKNFLELLEPSGSGSLIEKFLARPGRSSVYQVRLSVKDLDLTLSTLQARGVRVIRGPKVPGHPRLGWIHPASTHGVLFELLEAD